ATTTGGTCCTGCTTTCCGGCAAgtttgttccaagctgggcatgggtgacttgtatgctccagcttgaggggaagtgttagtAATGCTATagtgtaccacgataggggagtgtccctatcgagGCTTAGTATCTTTGATTGGTAGTTTTCTTAGTTAGATTAGAACTTCTACTTCTCTTTGTTTACTTATTTCATAAGCTGGGTTTATTGTGTTGTTTAGTCTCTAGGATTCCTTCTTGTACTCTAAGTCTGGATTCCTAGTTGCTACCTGAATTGTAAGCTCTTTTACTCATCATAAATACAATCAGTAGGGGGAGCTGCAAGGATATCGAGCCTGCTGGTATTCTTAGCAGTCTCACCTCtcccttcttcaatcttcttctcttctcttgcaTGGATGTTGGTATTTAAAGTTAGGTACTGTCACAACGTGTCTTAGCAACAATTACAAAAAAGCTAGATAGAAACTGATCAGCCTAATGTTGCTGAATTTAGCTTTTGATAATTGAATGGACAATTAATTGTGTTTTCCAATGCAATAGATAGATCTTCAATTCAATACATGGACACAAAGTTATGCGCCCCAAAAGTGACAGTGCCAATGTCTACAGATTTGAAACTTTGTTAAACATTACCTCTGTTCGAGCACTAAGAATGAACTTTTTGGTCCATTTCTTATGATTAGCTGGTGGATTTGGCTATAAAAAATCTTGGATTATCTCTTTGCAGCAAACTCATCAACTTCAGCAACCAACACTAAGATTTCTTCACATTCACCACTGTTGATTCCAGCGGTACTACCAATTTGACATAATGTGGGGCAGAAAATCTCTACTTTGGGATTTACCACCTCGCTGATGTTAAAAATAATTTCCAACAACAAGAAACTGCACTTCATATGAAGAAGAACCACTAGTCTTTAATAATAATACATCCCAAAAGTTCTTGTATAAAATGACTCCAAGAAATGAACTCTCAAATTTATTGCATTTTGTCAGCATAATTATCTTCTCCTCATAAATGTCTAACTAAATATAAtgaattggaagaaaaaaaattcccccaTAAAGAATCAACATTGGCTGAAATAAACCCAATTCATTTCTGAACTGGAGGAAGAAAAGTTATAGGACCCTTCTAGTGACTATGTCGATGCCCATCCGGAATTCAAAGTCAAAACCTCCTTTCCCAGTATTTAATCTTTCCAAATGGAGTTTTGTGGCTTCAATGGATGCTTGGAGAAACAATAGAAGAATAACAGAATTCATTGTTTCTATTGGTGTTAAGAGTCAATGAAATGCATACAGAGAGAATGATTACTTTCCATGACAGGACTGACTTTTTAAGCTGATCGACCACTGAAAAAAGCCCTAGAGATGGTTTGACAACCTCAGGTTCACAGTAATTCATTTGCTAACCCATGTTGAGAAGGGCCACGAGGCATCAGAAGATCAACAGGGAAGACATGAAATCAGGATATCTGAATCCACCAAGAAATATAGACCATTATCGTATCAAGGTACAAGAATTTTGGACCTTTGGAAGGCTTAGCTATTCCATATGGGGCTTTGGCCGTTACTTTCTTGGAATTAGATAtccattgttttcttttataCTCGTCTGTTCAAAATGTCTTGTGtttgtaaaatattttattaagttATTAAATGATAGTAGTAGACAACAAAGTTTCCATTATAACCAAGTGAATGAAGTTCCAAAAGGTACTTCTACTACTATAACTTGAGATTGTATTCTAAAAGGTTGTACCTGATGAGCATCATTCATAGGGATATGAAATGTGCTATTTGAAAAGATGTGATATTCTTGTGGCTTTCCAGGATACTGCTCATGTGAACTTGAGGCAAGATAGAGAGTTCCACTCCCCTTTAGGACAATAAACACTTCTTCACATGAGTGCCTATGAATTGATGTTCCTGATCCTGGAGCAAAAGTTTGCAGCCATACCTCAACCTGGAACGGAGACAGGAAATGTTGACTATTAAGAAACATATAAAAAAAGTGGTGCCATACATAAATCAAAAGACAACATCTACAACTAGTTCATTGCATTCATTTGCGACTGAAATTGCTTCCAGTGTATTTAGACTCCAGTGAGTAAGTGATTCTCAGATCTACCAAACCTCAACATTATCTACAAAAGCAGAAAAGAAATGCTTCATACCCACATTCAATTCTGGAATTTAGCAAAGAATCATGGCTACATTAGGTGTAAGACTCTGATACAGGAATCAAGTTTGGTTGAGGTTTTGCCAGTACTACAGTGGAATACACCTAAGTAATTTGGATAATGAAACAACAGAATGCCGCTACATTCTTGTCAGGGTCTCAGATTCACTTAGAAATCCTATCTTGGACTCCATCTCAGCTCCAGTAACTTGGATAAGCAATGTTTTAtataaaatttcagtttcacaGGGTCTCCTAGTCGCACAAAGTTGCTGaatgaaatagaaaagaaaataaaaacagtaATAACGTTTGTGTGTAAGTAGCAGTTACTCGCAATAAGCTCCGATAAAATCATCAGGAAGAAACAAGTGCCTAAAGAGATTAATATAGACAACTATAAAAAATTCACAAGGGCATAGAATATACCTCTTTGAACCCATGCAAAAGTGAGCCAGCAACTGTAACATGCGATAAACCTCCCCTCCCATAGTTACCCTGAGGAAGTTCACTGATGTTCCTCACAATAGGTATTGCTACaccaataaaataacaaattatatattttctGAATATCCAGGTTAACGAAACTATGCTGCACTTTTTTTCCCTGTTAAAAAGCATCTTGTTGCATAAGATCTTGGCGACCCATTGGAGTGATCACCACAACGTGAATAAACAACACGAACGAGTTTTATCGAGAAAATTGAAATACTTCATAGAACAATATTAAATAAAACAATCATGACCTAAAACGTGTCCATTTTTGAAGCATTACTGTATGCGTTCAAGTTCTACGAGATTCCCAAATTAATTCCAATCAAGGAGAGTATCCGCCCATCCATACCGGGGGTACCGGCAAGGGGGGAGATTAGCCATCCCAATTCATGCAGATTTTAGTGCTCAAAAGTTCAGAACCTTTTTGGTAACAGAGGAAATCACAATATTAAACGGTTGCTTTTCTTGTAATCATTTGAAACAGTGATACTAACTAACCATAGAGAAAATGTAAACAGAACATATTTTAGAGAAAACTTAATTTAATTATAGCTAGATAGAGAAAAAAGTGGCACCCACCATTGGAGGAGCAGATAGAAGCTTCAGTGAGATCggagaatagaaaagaaacgaaatagagaaagaagaacaatCCGCTCATTTTCCACGAACAGTCGTAAATGTTCTTCGTGTTTCACATACTAATGTCATTCCACAGCAAGGTTGTCTTGAATgggattttaaatttttttcctcCTGCTCTGAATGTAGGAGTAGGATTCGACTTCTTTCCTGCGAGCCCAGCGCCcacggaaaattatcgcccccagtgcTACTTGGGGgactgtgcgcatcgtgcggcgctgcaCCCCAagtagtactgggggcgataaaggtCCCAGCGCCCACAAAGTGTCCAGTGAGGCATCCAATCGCACTGAGTTGCTGAATGTGCCAGTATGTGTTGTTGCGGGACTCGGCTCCTGTCCAGCACCACGTGCAGCCCAGGCACACTGAGgcatgaaaagaccgcctcacccctgcttTTCATGCCTCACCCCAGCCCGAGCAGaggtgaggcggtcttttcactCCTCACTGTGCCCAACACTGCACTTTTAGGTGGCTGCATGGGATCTGATGCACATCCTGGTACACCCACCAGTCCAgcgccgttggatgcctcattgggcgtTGTGCTCACAGGAGGGGAGCCCGATCCCTGAAGGTATGTGGCTATTTCGATGACATCTTTTGCAGGACGGCAAGGGTAAGGGTATCAATTTAGGAACAGTATTGAAATCAATCCACCTATTAacttattggtttgattttgaatcTAAATTTTGGAATCGATTAGTAAATGGGATAAGAACCAAAAGATCAGTTTGGGATTAATCAAAAACGGAATCACCGACATCTATTTTAAATTTGTATTTTATCATATGTTTGGTGTAGGTGATATTAGGGCTGCAagagggctgggttgggctgggctttatagaaccctaacccaaccctaagccTCCTTAGTTGggacctgacccgaccctgactcaaggccagaaaaatccaaccctgacctgccctcaggatcgggtcgggctgaccctaattagccctgatcatggagagggggaaggaaatgcatggattggaatgggtcggggagaaaattatcaattttacataaaataacactataataaaatgtattatatcacttattgtcttcatatataatatattatataacacaatgtgggtgacgtttaaagtttataatatatatattatagcaatatatattttatagtataacttaaaatagggccgggccaggcttagcccgaggcctcaaccctggcccaactCGACCCtcactcagggtcagaaattttcagccctaacccgccctcaaggccaaatatctcagcccaggccctgttcgggcttagggcgAGCTCAGGAtgggttcgggccgacaaggccaaacttgcacccctaggtaATATGAATTTAATTGTATACTTaaaaatagagatttttttttcaagaatttggttcatatttttatttgtatgctgtttttttggtagaaaagaaggctattcattcatgcgcgcccaataccaaacaaaggaaaacaaaatacataagatagatagagagcatgataaacacaaggtatggatctacgatatccaaaaccaaggagtggaaattgacccggtctcacatgccattgagtGGATCATCCAGAGTAGGGGATGGAATACAACCATATCCCTAGAGAAAAAGCTATAGACACAGCTAAAGATAAGTGCATGCACATACATGTCAATAGAGGGGGGACCATACGTGCCGAACAAACCAAAAACACCAGACTTCCCATGCGTGCCGATACGCTGCCACAGTCTACTTTCAAACAGATTTGCTAGAGAGACAAAGTTTTGCtggatcgacgagtggagcTTCGATAGACAGTTAAAAAACCATCTGAAACGTTGCCACAGCCTACTTTCGAACAGATCTGCGAAGATCTGCTGGATCGGCGAGTGGAGATTCGTTCGGCGATAAGAGAGGTATGGTGAAGGTTGAACGACGGCTGGAGTTTCTGAGTCGACGATAAACTCAGTACCACCAGCACCTGGGTCAACAACACCTGCAAACAGACAAACAAAGAAAACGAAAAAGGCGGGGCGATGATGAACCTTGAAAAAAGGGGTGGGTTCATCGTCATCATCGTCAACATCGTCGGTATTGTCACCGATGGTTCCAAGGATCATGGTGAACGGagcagagaaggagaagagaagtagTACAAGCACAAATGGCGGAGAAGAGACACGCCCAAACGGCGGAGAAATGACACGTATAAACGGCGGCGGAGAAAAACACGCACAAATGACGGAGAGGGGTTTCTGTCAAGAAACCGAATGATGCAAACTGGGTAAAACTAAGAAAACTTTTAGGACAAGAAACAAGGAACTCGGCCGATAACAACGATCAAAAGAGATTTCGTTCAAGAAACCAGCCGGCGCCCGAACCTTTAATTCATAGATAGATCAAAAGCGAGCAAAGCAGCAGTAGAAGGTTAGGATCTTCTTCGTATTTTGAGGGCGGCCAAATCATAAACCAAGTAAAGCACCCCTAACAAGAACCATCGATCATGATCTGAAAAAGAAAGTCATATGAAGAAATAACCgacaatggaaagaagaaaaagagcacAGGCGGTGGCACCGCTCCTAGGAAAACCTAAATCTTTATTTGTATGCTTGTGAATGGATATTTGATTATTTGTATGCTTATGAATAAATGGTTCATTATTTGTATGCTTAGAAATGAATGTTTGATTATTGTATATTTAAGAATTGATATTTGgttatttgtatttttataaaattattttttcattttaggcATTATGATGGTGcctagaaccaattaggaatccaaacCGACCCACCCATTGTTAAATGATTCTGAATCTCAGGTTTGGAACCAATTAGATAATTGGATAAGTTATGGTCTTGATCCCTGAGGATCATAACCCATTACCTGAAATCGGACCAATTTACACCATTGGCCATGGGTGTCACGTGCATATTCCTCCCTACAGTGACGTCATgggaaactctctctctctccatatattTTTACCCATGAAAATAGTCATATATTCACATTTAGATCATTTCCTAGACATCAAATAGTTAACATTGCCATGTCACCAATACATGTGGCAAACCAAGGAATATTTggcttattttatttgaataattAATGCAATATTATTGAAATGGGAAAATAGCCCTTTCATAGCCTTATTTTGGTAACGGTGTGAATTGCAAATCAAAACCGTTTAACGAAACTGAATCCAACCATTTAAACAAGAACGGATAGTCCGTTTATTAATTGGTTCAGTTCAGTTTTAGTTTTAAGAAGGGAAAACTATTTAAACTGTCTGTTTTGAGCTGGTTAAAACGATTCAATCTGATATGCTATTGAACCGATTAAATGTACTAAATCGATTTAGAAAACTGGTTGATCCTCGCATTCTATATATGCTCTTTAGGGTTTTGTAGTGGGTTTACACtatataaattatttaattgttttggGGAAAAGATAGGCACATCACCCGTGTGCAGTAAATTAGTGGGTGACACCAATGAAGGAGCGGGATGAGGTATCAATGGGGCATGGGTCATTACAAAGTGGAGaagggagagatagacacaatgaACACTAGCTAGCTTACAATACAATCGCAGGGACCcagccttttctttttttttttattaattgcAATTTCAGCGTAGATGCCACGGTTCTCAAGTCTAGCAGCATCAAAATTCTTTATTGGGCTTAAAAAATGGCTCTATTCTCATTTGGGCCCAAAACTATTGACTATAACAGGCAACAAAATCCATAAAAACtatttaaccgaaaccgtttaaaaCTATTTATATCAAAACTATTTATTACTTGGCTGATTTATGAtattgaaaccatttaatacCCTCATTTTTTGATAGGGCTTCCTAAACACCGTCTTGGGCCATGTGGACAAATAACATGGTAATTCCAACGAATGTATACGGAGTACATGGTTTGGATTAGCCAcgatgtcaaatttcagagcaTAATGGaatcaaaataccctcccgtaTTTTGGCATGAATTCCTATGTATATACATACATGCCTACGATACTCCGACTATCACTATGCATTCTTCCATCCTATATTGTCCAAGCTCTAACTTGCCACTTGGTAAATTCCGatttggctgaaacttgacatgtaggTAGCTAGACCCTAAGGGTCCACTTATCCACAGAATTTAGACCCCATATGATCTGCCACGTGGTAAATTTTTATAACTGTTTAGGTAAGCCATCCTAAGAATTGTGTAGGAAATTTTTACATATTGGAatactttttttggtagaaacatATTGGAATACAAGTATCTAGGGAAGTGATTACCAAATtttactagttttttttttttaaaatttttggtaaacaagtcTTTATTAGATAAGACATGCAAACTCATGGTAAGGAGGAGAAACACATCTCTCGCAACCATGGAGTGGATATAGGTCAATTAGTCACGCATGTAAGTGACAAGGCTCTCCTAGCCAAGGAGTCAGCCATGCTGTTAATTTCTCGTGGAAAAGTGAAACTGCAAGatacaaagaaagaagatagtTGGATGATGTCTTCAATAATCACACGAATCATCAATGGAGACGTCCTTCCACCATCTCTGATGTATATAACAAGATTTGAATTATCAGATTCTACCATTACTCGCACGTAGCCATTTGCAATCATCTCCAACATAGCCTTTCGAACAGCAATAGCCTCACCAACCAAAATATCAGAGAATGAAACTGGATCTAACACAGCAAACAATGGCAGTCCACTGTGACTTCTGCAAATAAAATCGATCCCCGATTTGCATGAATCCAAGGATAAACTAGCATCACAGTTGCACCTAACAGAATCAACAGTTGGTGCTATCCATCGTTGTAGTATTGATGAAGTGGATGGAGGACTAAGAACAGTAACAGAATGAACGGAAGCAAACTCCTGAAATACATTAACTACAGCTGAAATCACATCACAAGGTTGCCATATCTTACACCCAAACACAAGATCATTACGCGATAACCATAAATACCAACAAATAAAGCTACACAGGGTTATCAATGATCGAGAATCCTTCTTCCCCATGATAGAGAATTTTTGCCAACTTGAAATCCAATCTGAAAGAGAGATATCTCCTGATGAAGCAACAAAGCCAAGAGGACTACCGAACCACACCACTCTAGCATAAGAACAACCCAAGAGAATATTTGAAATTGTTTCACATTCACCACAGTGACTACACAATGGATCAACATGGACATTACGTCGAGTAAATGCATCACCTGTTGCAAGACCACATGGACAAGTCCGCCACAAAAACCGTTGAATCTTGGGTATAGTTGTACAGGTCCAGATGGATTTCCAAACAGTAGTGGGGATCAAACTCCCGTCATGTAGCATTGAAGAAGATGTTACCGGTAAATGTCAAGCATTCTCCTTATTAGAGAGGAGATGATAAGCACTTCGAACGATGAAAACACCATTCCTGCTACCCATCCATTAAAGTCTGTCCGGTTGTGGAAACAGAGATAGATTGATCTTCTTAATTTCTTGTATATCAACATCATGAAAATAATTTGATAGTAAATCACAGCGTCAAGTTCTACTCTCTTCATCAATAAGGTCTGAGACCTTTGAAGGTCATGTCATATTCGTATAAGGTGTGGTAACCTTATAGGCTGCCAAAGTAGGAACCCATGCATCATGCCATTTATCAATATCAGTACCAATTCCAATCCTCCAACATAAACCTTCAGCCAAGACTCGCTTCCCCTCCATAAGACTCCTCCATTCCCAACTAGGTCGATGTCCACATGTAGCTTGCAAAAAATCAATGTGTGGGAAATAAATAGCCTTCAAAGACCGAAATATAAGGCTATTAGGATTAGCCCAAACCATGCTGCCTTGGAAAGTAGAGCACTATTATGAAGAGATGAATCTTGAAAGCCCAAACCACCATTCTCCTTTGACAAACAAAGGCGGTCCCAAGAAATCCAATGCAATTTTGGTCGTCCATCAGGATCACCCCAGAAAAAATTCGAAGCCATTTGGCGTAAAGACTTATGATATGAAGTTGATAATTTAAAATGCATACATGCATAATTAGACATAGAAAAAACCACTGACTTCAATAACACCTCCTTACCAACATGAGATAAAAGCCTAGACTTCCAACCTTGTACTTTTTGGCGCACTCTATCAGAGAGGTCTTGAAATAAAGTAGACTTTGAAGCCCCAAAATCAGTAGGAAGCCCCAAATACTTTTTAGGTCCAGAACCATAAGGAACTTTCATAATTCTGGAGAACTATCTCTTGATCCTTGGATGAGTATTTGGTGAAAAAGTTATGCAAAACTTTTTCAAGTTAATCTCTTAGCCAGATGTCTTACAATAGGTAGATAAACATGACTTTAAAGCATATAATTCACCTAATTTCCCTTCAGTAAATAAGAGACTATCATCCGCAAATAAGAGATGTGTAATAGATGGAGTACGATTACGAACCCTTATGCCTTTAATATCTCCATCAGATTCAGCTTTTTATAACAAACAACTCAAGGCATGAGAACATAGAATAAATAATGCAGGTGATAAAATGTCCCTTTCTACATTGGATTATTGAACCATATGATTGTTGT
The sequence above is a segment of the Telopea speciosissima isolate NSW1024214 ecotype Mountain lineage chromosome 7, Tspe_v1, whole genome shotgun sequence genome. Coding sequences within it:
- the LOC122669953 gene encoding auxin-binding protein T85 isoform X1 — translated: MSGLFFFLYFVSFLFSDLTEASICSSNGGIPIVRNISELPQGNYGRGGLSHVTVAGSLLHGFKEVEVWLQTFAPGSGTSIHRHSCEEVFIVLKGSGTLYLASSSHEQYPGKPQEYHIFSNSTFHIPMNDAHQIQNTNESEDLQVLVVISRPPVKVFIYKDWFMPHTAAKLKFPYYWDEECFESPKDEL
- the LOC122669953 gene encoding auxin-binding protein T85 isoform X2; amino-acid sequence: MSGLFFFLYFVSFLFSDLTEASICSSNAIPIVRNISELPQGNYGRGGLSHVTVAGSLLHGFKEVEVWLQTFAPGSGTSIHRHSCEEVFIVLKGSGTLYLASSSHEQYPGKPQEYHIFSNSTFHIPMNDAHQIQNTNESEDLQVLVVISRPPVKVFIYKDWFMPHTAAKLKFPYYWDEECFESPKDEL
- the LOC122668447 gene encoding uncharacterized protein LOC122668447, giving the protein MGKKDSRSLITLCSFICWYLWLSRNDLVFGCKIWQPCDVISAVVNVFQEFASVHSVTVLSPPSTSSILQRWIAPTVDSVRCNCDASLSLDSCKSGIDFICRSHSGLPLFAVLDPVSFSDILVGEAIAVRKAMLEMIANGYVRVMVESDNSNLVIYIRDGGRTSPLMIRVIIEDIIQLSSFFVSCSFTFPREINSMADSLARRALSLTCVTN